One window of the Spirochaetaceae bacterium genome contains the following:
- a CDS encoding insulinase family protein, whose protein sequence is PPPPPPPPPPPPPPPPRGRAGGTPFAVPDHDEPRVSVIADPEAGAAHLTLSRKLRADTRADVTAYRDGLMQRLVDAMINARLAERQQAGRAYLSAGVGRTRLTPDLDLSIATAQVERGGVERGLQALLEELRRAQVHGFTEAEVERNKTALTRSVQDAYETRDQRPSHLLAEEYMRHFLEGGSYPGLERERELHRLLLPEISSEDLHAWAAGTLPTGSAANTVLLVTAPPAGAEGTADEGKVDAATWETRLREQLIAAAALEVEPYGGSPVDGSPVDDSAVDDSEVDDSPVGSPVDGSAGKLLAVEPPRGSIVAERHVLEIGARHWTLSNGIVVIARPTTGAGDEVLFHATSPGGTSLVSDADFVPALTAATVVAGSGAGPHDGAALQELLAGKRVTVTPYIAELFEGFSGGAAAQDLETLFQLIYLYATRPRVDDRVYAQYEAQLGAMARQREARPDARFSDTLRIALSQGHFRARPATVELLEELDLERSVRVYADRFADFSDFTFLFVGAFDWQVLRDLAESYLAALPAGTREERWQDVGIDPPPGIEERTIRGGAAGRSTTRLVFAGGIQWTRHEALTLATLGEVLERRLRERLPDQVAGASGIGVGSDSQLIPDPEYRLIVGFDSDPARADDARDAVLAEIAWLRRGGERQYLEEALAEAKEALRADREERLVHNRFWLEQMLGAVRNNEPLAEVARFPERLDALDADHLVNAARRYLTPDRYVRVVMLPE, encoded by the coding sequence CCCCCCCCCCCCCCCCCCCCCCCGCCCCCCCCCCCCCCCCCCCCCCCCCGCGGCCGCGCCGGCGGCACCCCGTTCGCGGTACCCGATCATGACGAGCCGCGCGTAAGCGTGATCGCCGATCCGGAAGCAGGGGCGGCCCATCTCACGCTGTCGCGCAAGCTGCGCGCCGACACCCGGGCGGACGTCACCGCGTACCGCGACGGGCTGATGCAACGGCTGGTCGACGCCATGATCAATGCCCGGCTGGCAGAACGGCAGCAGGCCGGCCGGGCCTACCTGTCAGCCGGCGTCGGGCGCACTCGGCTGACCCCCGATCTGGACCTGTCGATCGCGACCGCGCAGGTGGAACGCGGCGGCGTCGAGCGCGGACTGCAGGCGTTGCTCGAAGAGCTGCGCCGCGCGCAGGTGCACGGCTTCACCGAAGCCGAGGTAGAGCGCAACAAAACGGCGCTCACACGCTCGGTCCAGGACGCGTACGAGACGCGGGACCAGCGTCCGTCACACCTGCTGGCGGAAGAGTACATGCGCCATTTCCTGGAAGGCGGCTCCTACCCCGGCCTCGAGCGGGAACGGGAACTCCACCGGCTCCTCCTGCCCGAGATCTCGTCGGAGGATCTGCACGCGTGGGCGGCGGGAACCCTGCCTACCGGGAGCGCCGCCAACACCGTGCTGCTGGTGACCGCGCCGCCGGCCGGCGCGGAGGGAACGGCGGACGAAGGGAAGGTGGACGCCGCAACCTGGGAGACACGCCTGCGGGAGCAGCTCATCGCCGCTGCCGCGCTGGAGGTCGAGCCCTACGGCGGCAGCCCGGTTGATGGCAGCCCGGTTGACGACAGCGCGGTTGACGACAGCGAGGTTGACGACAGCCCGGTTGGCAGCCCGGTTGATGGCAGCGCTGGTAAATTGCTGGCCGTCGAGCCGCCGCGCGGGAGCATCGTGGCGGAACGGCACGTGCTGGAGATAGGCGCCCGCCACTGGACCCTGTCCAACGGGATCGTCGTGATTGCCAGGCCGACCACCGGCGCCGGCGACGAAGTGCTGTTTCACGCCACCAGCCCCGGCGGCACGTCGCTGGTGTCGGATGCCGACTTCGTGCCGGCGCTCACCGCGGCCACCGTGGTTGCCGGCAGCGGCGCGGGACCGCACGACGGTGCGGCGCTGCAGGAGCTTCTCGCCGGCAAGCGGGTCACCGTGACGCCCTACATCGCCGAGTTGTTCGAGGGATTCAGCGGCGGCGCGGCGGCGCAGGACCTGGAAACCCTGTTCCAGCTCATCTACCTGTACGCCACGCGCCCGCGCGTGGACGACCGGGTCTACGCGCAGTACGAGGCACAGCTAGGCGCGATGGCCCGTCAGCGTGAAGCACGCCCCGATGCACGGTTTTCCGACACGTTGCGCATCGCACTCAGCCAGGGCCACTTCCGGGCGCGGCCGGCGACCGTGGAGCTGCTGGAGGAGCTCGACCTGGAGCGCTCCGTGCGGGTGTACGCCGACCGGTTCGCCGACTTCAGCGACTTCACGTTCCTGTTCGTCGGTGCGTTCGACTGGCAGGTGCTGCGCGACCTTGCCGAGAGCTATCTCGCCGCGCTGCCTGCCGGGACGCGCGAAGAGCGGTGGCAGGACGTCGGCATCGACCCGCCGCCGGGCATCGAGGAGCGCACCATTCGAGGCGGCGCCGCGGGACGCAGCACTACGCGCCTGGTGTTCGCCGGCGGCATACAATGGACCCGCCACGAAGCCCTGACGCTGGCCACCCTCGGCGAGGTGCTGGAACGGCGTCTGCGCGAGCGGCTGCCGGACCAGGTGGCGGGCGCCTCCGGCATCGGGGTCGGCAGCGACTCACAACTCATTCCCGACCCGGAGTATCGGTTGATCGTCGGTTTCGACAGCGATCCAGCGCGCGCCGACGATGCCCGCGACGCGGTGCTCGCCGAGATAGCGTGGCTGCGCCGCGGCGGCGAGCGGCAATACCTGGAGGAAGCGCTCGCAGAAGCCAAGGAGGCGTTGCGCGCGGACCGGGAAGAGCGGCTCGTGCACAACCGCTTCTGGCTCGAACAGATGCTCGGCGCGGTGCGCAACAACGAGCCGCTGGCCGAAGTCGCCCGCTTCCCGGAACGCCTGGACGCCCTGGACGCCGATCACCTGGTCAACGCCGCGCGCCGCTACCTGACGCCGGACCGCTACGTACGCGTGGTCATGCTCCCCGAGTAG
- a CDS encoding sugar phosphate isomerase/epimerase, translating to MAREVTLFTGQWADLPLEELAAKASAWGFDGLELACWGDHFEVDKALADDGYLADKRELLDRHGLKCYVVSNHLVGQCVCDSPIDARHQGILPPEIWGDGDPEGVRQRAAERMKDTARAAAKFGVTTVAGFTGSKIWYALAGFPPAVEGMIDAGYQDFADRWNPILDVYDQEGVRFGLEVHPSEIAYDYWTTRRTLDAVDNRPAFGINFDPSHLVWQAVDPEQFVLDFADRIYHAHVKESQRNHNGRNGALASHLEFGNMRRGWDFVSPGRGEVPFERVFRALNAIGYQGPLSIEWEDSGMDREQGAPEALAFVRRTDLSASEIAFDAAFTQGE from the coding sequence ATGGCACGAGAAGTAACGTTGTTCACCGGCCAGTGGGCCGACCTGCCGCTTGAGGAGCTGGCCGCCAAGGCGTCCGCCTGGGGCTTCGACGGCCTGGAGCTGGCCTGCTGGGGCGATCACTTCGAGGTCGACAAGGCGCTCGCCGACGACGGCTACCTGGCCGACAAGAGGGAGTTGCTCGATCGCCACGGACTGAAGTGTTACGTGGTCAGCAACCACCTGGTGGGGCAGTGCGTGTGCGACTCCCCGATCGACGCCCGCCACCAGGGCATCCTGCCGCCCGAGATCTGGGGCGACGGCGACCCCGAGGGCGTACGGCAGCGCGCCGCCGAACGCATGAAGGACACCGCCCGCGCGGCGGCCAAGTTCGGCGTGACCACCGTGGCGGGCTTCACCGGGTCGAAGATCTGGTATGCGCTGGCCGGGTTTCCTCCCGCGGTCGAGGGCATGATCGATGCCGGCTACCAGGACTTCGCCGACCGCTGGAACCCGATCCTGGACGTGTACGACCAGGAGGGGGTGAGGTTCGGTCTCGAGGTGCACCCGTCGGAGATCGCCTACGACTACTGGACCACCAGGCGCACCCTGGACGCGGTCGACAACCGGCCGGCGTTCGGCATCAACTTCGATCCCAGCCACCTGGTGTGGCAGGCGGTCGATCCCGAGCAGTTCGTGCTCGATTTCGCCGACCGCATCTACCACGCCCACGTCAAGGAGTCGCAGCGCAACCACAACGGGCGCAACGGCGCGCTGGCCTCCCACCTGGAGTTCGGCAACATGCGGCGCGGCTGGGACTTCGTGTCGCCGGGCCGCGGCGAGGTGCCGTTCGAGCGCGTGTTCCGCGCCCTGAACGCGATCGGCTACCAGGGGCCGCTGTCGATCGAGTGGGAGGACAGCGGCATGGACCGCGAGCAGGGCGCCCCCGAGGCGTTGGCCTTCGTGCGCCGCACCGACCTGTCCGCCTCCGAGATCGCCTTCGACGCCGCCTTCACGCAGGGCGAGTAG
- a CDS encoding Gfo/Idh/MocA family oxidoreductase — protein sequence MSRKIRMGMVGGGRDAFIGAVHRMAAALDGHIELVCGAFSSDPERSRASGADLYLPPNRVYGDFHEMMAAEAKLPADERMDFVSIVTPNNVHFPVAKAALEAGFHVISDKPMTFDLAEAKELAALVERTGLQFGLTHNYTGYPMVKEARHLVRGGAIGAVRKVVVEYPQGWLASLIEAEGQKQASWRTDPARAGASSCIGDIGTHGENLMEYITGLKIASLCADLTTMVEGRQLEDDGNVLVRLDNGARGVLYASQISAGEENPLTIRIYGELAGLEWRQEEPNTLIVKWADRHREVRRTGVGELCEASTAHTRLPPGHPEGFVEAFANLYRNYALALQARLAGEQPAADLDFPTVHDGVRGMAFISACVASSASEQKWTNLEA from the coding sequence ATGAGTCGCAAGATAAGAATGGGCATGGTCGGCGGTGGGCGCGACGCCTTCATCGGCGCCGTGCACCGCATGGCGGCGGCGCTCGACGGGCACATCGAGCTGGTGTGCGGGGCGTTCAGCAGCGACCCCGAGCGCTCGCGTGCCTCCGGCGCCGACCTCTACCTGCCGCCGAACCGCGTATACGGCGATTTCCACGAGATGATGGCGGCGGAGGCGAAGCTGCCGGCGGACGAGCGCATGGACTTCGTGTCGATCGTCACCCCCAACAACGTCCACTTCCCGGTCGCCAAGGCGGCGCTGGAGGCGGGCTTTCACGTGATAAGCGACAAGCCGATGACGTTCGACCTGGCGGAGGCGAAGGAGCTGGCGGCGCTGGTGGAGCGCACCGGGCTGCAGTTCGGCCTGACCCACAACTACACCGGCTACCCGATGGTCAAGGAGGCGCGCCACCTGGTGCGCGGCGGCGCCATCGGCGCGGTACGCAAGGTGGTGGTGGAGTATCCGCAGGGCTGGCTGGCGTCGCTGATCGAGGCCGAGGGACAGAAGCAGGCGAGCTGGCGCACCGATCCGGCGCGCGCCGGCGCCAGTTCCTGCATCGGCGACATCGGCACCCACGGCGAGAACCTGATGGAGTACATCACCGGCCTCAAGATCGCATCGCTGTGCGCCGACCTCACCACCATGGTCGAAGGCCGCCAGCTCGAGGACGACGGCAACGTGCTGGTGCGCCTCGACAACGGCGCCCGCGGCGTGCTCTACGCCAGCCAGATTTCCGCCGGCGAGGAGAATCCGCTCACCATCCGCATCTACGGCGAGCTGGCCGGGCTGGAGTGGCGCCAGGAAGAGCCCAACACCCTGATCGTGAAGTGGGCGGACCGCCACCGCGAGGTGCGCCGCACCGGTGTCGGCGAGTTGTGCGAGGCGAGCACCGCCCACACCCGCCTGCCGCCCGGGCACCCGGAGGGGTTCGTCGAGGCGTTCGCCAACCTGTACCGCAACTACGCGCTGGCGCTGCAGGCGCGCCTGGCCGGCGAGCAGCCGGCCGCGGATCTGGACTTCCCGACCGTGCATGACGGAGTGCGCGGCATGGCCTTCATATCGGCCTGCGTCGCCAGCTCCGCCAGCGAGCAAAAATGGACCAACCTGGAGGCTTGA